One window of Cataglyphis hispanica isolate Lineage 1 chromosome 12, ULB_Chis1_1.0, whole genome shotgun sequence genomic DNA carries:
- the LOC126853765 gene encoding uncharacterized protein LOC126853765 — MLVALVRDDRIDFALKKEQDICNDNDGDISLEDSDDFLSMSMPSLSMNNSVLIDESNNEFLRLTAMVRAVYFSYLHKCLLGNYITCYKQTDIDTASIKVKKYADQMELHAVRLALEATLYRQNMLRMIADIKSHTVKKKAYKKLVIFLETSKDKIDVAVQTNDIWSDSQEVDNTQNVYITPNCEEVLETMNSSNSHTSENITKIIDDEMDTQMLQETVKEEFNDTSQGNNDQNDFPMMDDVTTIRNEDENSQDSLLQHMEDMFCESDDSSDITKLIEKHSGVTKANIDKEINKICLEADSNLFGMPQNDNIPKSKIAKVSTNKGKVSFSRYKEMQNRKANKSKETNGNAIGENKQKQRLNAIWFVERVHQVSQLKAKMTELSLTNYRKHGKIKEQFLELFGECEEEEMMPESPICIEDYLPACKERIAPWIVKYLMPFYKKRRIKDRQLFKIVAKYIADMLIIENTFPEQKCVSKYIESYFKNKKFIKTKQDIYL, encoded by the exons ATGTTGGTGGCATTAGTGAGAGACG ATCGTATCGACTTTGCGCTAAAAAAAGAGCAGGATATCTGTAATGACAACGATGGTGATATTAGTCTGGAAGATAGTGATGATTTTTTATCCATGTCCATGCCATCGCTTTCTATGAACAATTCTGTTTTAATCGACGAATCCAACAATGAGTTCTTACGTCTCACTGCAATG gtTCGtgctgtatatttttcttatcttcatAAATGTTTACTTGGTAATTATATAACTTGTTATAAACAAACAGACATTGACACAGCaagtattaaagtaaaaaaatatgcagatCAAATGGAACTACATGCAGTTCGATTAGCATTAGAAGCTACTTTGTACAGACAAAATATGTTAAGAATG ATTGCAGATATAAAATCGCATACtgtcaaaaaaaaagcatataaaaaattagtaatatttttagaaacatcTAAGGATAAAATTGATGTTGCTGTACAAACAAATGACATATGGTCAGATTCACAAGAAGTAGATAATacacaaaatgtatatatcacgCCCAACTGTGAGGAGGTGTTAGAAACAATGAATTCTAGCAATTCTCATACCAGtgaaaatattacgaaaattattgatgatgAGATGGATACACAAATGTTGCAAGAGACtgtaaaagaagaatttaatgACACTAGTCAGGGAAATAACGATCAGAATGATTTCCCAATGATGGATGATGTAACTACAATTAGAAATGAAGACGAAAATTCACAAGATTCACTACTACAACATATGGAAGATATGTTTTGCGAAAGTGATGATAGTAgtgatataacaaaattgattGAGAAACATTCTGGTGTTACAAAGGCTAATATTGATAaggaaattaataagatatgttTAGAAGCAGATTCGAATCTTTTTGGTATGCcacaaaatgataatataccAAAATCTAAAATAGCAAAAGTAAGTACAAACAAAGGAAAAGTTAGCTTTAGTCGTTATAAGGAAATGCAAAATAGAAAAGCcaataaatcaaaagaaactAATGGAAATGCAATTGgtgaaaataaacaaaaacagAGGTTAAATGCTATTTGGTTTGTGGAACGAGTGCATCAAGTTTCACAACTAAAAGCCAAAATGACTGAATTATCATTGACGAATTATCGTAAGcacggaaaaataaaagaacaatTCCTTGAGTTGTTTGGGGAATGTGAGGAAGAAGAAATGATGCCAGAATCACCAATCTGTATAGAAGATTATTTACCAGCTTGCAAAGAAAGAATAGCGCCTTGGATTGTTAAATATCTAATGccattttacaaaaagagaagaattaaAGATCGACaacttttcaaaattgttgCAAAGTATATTGCAGACATGCTcattatagaaaatacatttcCAG AGCAAAAATGTGTCAGCAAGTATATAGaaagttattttaagaataagaaGTTCATTAAGACTAAACAGGATATATATCTATGA
- the LOC126853785 gene encoding sorting nexin-12, giving the protein MADTTVDATRRLNVKKQTLDDAYAAPANFLEIDVINPITHGVGKKRYTDYEVRMRTNLPVFKVKDSTVRRRYSDFEWLRNELERDSKIVVPPLPGKAWKRQMPFRGDDGIFEEDFIEDRRKGLEVFVNKIAGHPLAQNERCLHMFLQEPVIDKNYVPGKIRNT; this is encoded by the exons ATGGCGGACACGACGGTAGACGCTACACGACGCTTAAACGTGAAAAAACAGACGCTGGATGACGCTTACGCGGCACCTGCGAACTTTCTTGAAATCGATGTGATTAATCCGATCACGCACGGAGTCGGCAAGAAACGATATACCGATTATGAAGTTCGTATGAGG ACAAATTTGCCTGTCTTTAAAGTAAAAGACTCAACTGTAAGAAGACGATATAGTGATTTTGAATGGCTGAGAAATGAATTAGAAAGAGATAGCAAG ATTGTGGTTCCACCTTTACCTGGAAAAGCATGGAAGCGTCAAATGCCTTTTCGTGGTGACGATGGCATATTTGAAGAAGATTTTATTGAAGATCGAAGAAAAGGCTTAGAAGTTTTTGTTAATAA AATAGCTGGACATCCTTTGGCACAGAATGAACGATGTTTACACATGTTTCTGCAGGAACCGGTAATAGACAAGAATTATGTACCTGGAAAAATACGTAATACATAA